The genomic window CTGTTCCTGTCCTGTTCGTCTCCCAGAATCTTACTACTGTATTGGTATTTTTTTCCTCAAAATTTTTACGGAGCTTTTCTCAGTGTTCTCGTTTTCAATTCGGTTTGTTTTGCTCACTTTTTTTTGATGAAAAAAGTGTTTGGTAATTTCTGTTCCTGCAAATTCCGCGCCCGGTTTCGCCGTCGTGGCGTCAGTTCAATTGAAACCCAACCCCTTCGTGCTGTCTCGGGCTACGCACGTACTTACTCTTTTGCAGCGGCCGTAGACTCCCTGCCGGCCCACGGTTGGCCGCACTTTTGTTTTGTGCGCACACTTGAATGCAGTAGAACTACATTTAATATGCTGCTAATCGTACTTGGCTGGACAGCCCCGTAAACAAATCGTCTCCCAAAATGATGGCCCAAATCACTGGAGAAAACATTCTTGTACAAGTACTACTAGTCTGTTTCTTCGTATTTTGGCTTAGATTAGTTGTAAGCGTGGTACAGTATGGATTTGGCATCTTTACCCTGCAAACAAGAAAAAGATCTGACATCTTTAGGCAGAAATGCTGGTAGTGGCAGTAACCCCTTTTGCAATCACCCCCATCAAGTTTGTATTATTGTCACCCATTGCCTCACTGAATCGGGTCCGGTCCAATCGCTGTTCTGGCTCCCAGGTTTAAAGAACCAGGATCAGAGAGCCCGGTCAGAGGCTTCAGAGATTCGTGTGATGGGGAGGGGGCATGATTTGACGTGGTTGTTCATTTAATCCGCAGCGGTGGAGGTGTATGCAGCACGATTCTTTTGTGCTCAGCTTGCGTATGTGTCGTCACCTGCTGAATCTCGTGGGGAAGGGGATGTGTGTGGGAGTAGTCTTTCTTGTGCCCTGCGGTCCGTCGCTTTTCCTTTCCTCCCTGCCTGCATTTATGATGCTGCATGCTTGGTTTTGTGCCATCTCATCTGATGTAAAGCTGCACCCCCACCATGCAGCATTACTATACCGCCCTTTCTCGTTATAGGAAAACAGTGGAGTGGCTTGTGAATTTTGTGTTGGATGGATGTTTCATGGGCATTAGGGAGGGGTTTAACTTGTGCTGCTGTTTGTTTTCTCCTTTGAGTTTCCTGGGTTTGTTATGGTAGTGTGTTGCTCCTTTTGGAGACTAGGGTAACTAATCACCACCGGGGTTTCCCCGGGTCTCTTTGCTAGATGGTAGGGGGAAGTGCTAAGTGAGAGTATTTGTAACTTGTGGTTCTTCCGTTGTGTTGTGCGATGTTGACTGAACTATAATGGGCTTGCTTGTTTACTCATTCTTGTGTATTGAGCTGAGCATTACTATTTACTTACATGAAGCTGACTgctgtttcttctttttcttcaggaGTTCAGGGTGTATTTCTGAGGGGAGCGTATTACATCTGATTGAGTTTAGCTTTTCGTCTGCTGTATCTCTGTTGTAACTAATAGCAGCAAAGAAAGAGCGTCATATGATTGAGAAGGTAGTCAGTGTAAATCCCTGCTTGAGCTCTATGTTTGTACAACTTTTGATTGCTCATTTACATCGAAGTGTGATTAAAATCtactaagttctataatgaacaaGCCATTTGTTTTGAAGCCTTGAACATACAGTCTGGTTCAGATAAATAAAAACCTGATTATTACTTCGATTATTGTTTCCTCATAAGCTAAAGGAACATTTGAATTTCCTTTTGTGCCACATCACATAGAACATCTCGTTTTTTTCAGCACTGACATAGTGAACATGACGAACTTTTGACGTATTCTTTTGAAAGCTGCTGACATGTTTATCTCTTATGCAGATTGAACGCTACACAAGTCCAAAGAACATAACAGCAATGGGATCTCGAAGCATCTGCCTTCTCATTCTTCTTGTGATCTTCATCCCCAGCTCTGTCATGTCTGAATCAAGTGATATAAAAACTTTATTCACTCTGAGGCACTCAATTGCTGAAGAAAAAGGTTTCCTTCGCAGCTGGTTTGATTCAGAAACTCCCCCATGCAGCTGGCTAGGTATAACCTGTTCGGGGCGTAGCGTTGTGGCCATAGACTTGTCCTCCATGCCACTCTACGTCCGGTTTCCTTCATGCATTGGGGCATTCGAGTCGCTTGTTCTGCTGAACTTAAGTGGGTGTGGGTTTACTGGTGAGCTTCCAGACACCCTGGGGAATTTGCAGCGTCTTCAGTACCTAGAACTGAATGATAACCAGCTTACTGGGAACCTGCCTGCCTCATTATATACCTTGAAGATGCTGAAAGAAATGGTGCTTGACAACAACTTATTACATGGACAACTCAGCCCTGCAATTGCTCAGTTGCAGCATCTCACCAAGCTGTCCATATCCGGGAATTCCATCTCCGGTGGCATTCCTACAGAGTTGGGCAGTCTGCAGAACCTAGAGTTTCTGGACCTTCACATGAACAGCCTAAATGAATCTATACCAGCAGCTTTTCGTAATCTGTCTCAGCTGTTGCATCTTGATCTAAGCCAGAATAACCTCAGTGGATTAATATTTTCTGGAATCAGCTCATTGGTGAACCTTATGTCACTTGATCTGTCCTCAAACAATTTTGTGGGGCCAATACCTAGGGAGATTGGTCAACTGGAAAACCTTCGACTGCTGATTTTGGGCCAAAATGCGTTCAGCGCGAGCATTCCAGAAGACATTGGTAATCTGAAGCGGCTTCAAGTACTTCTGCTCCCTGAATGCAAACTCACAGGCACCATCCCTTGGTCAATCAGCGGTCTTGTAAGCCTGGAGGAATTTGACATATCAGAGAACCACTTAGATGCTGAACTCCCAACATCAATCGGTCTGCTTGGCAATCTGACACAGCTGATTGCGAAGAATGCAGGGCTCAGGGGGAGCATACCGAAAGAACTAAGTAACTGCAAGAAGATTACTCTCATAAATCTGTCATTTAATGCCTTCACTGGCTCCATCCCTGAAGAACTTGCAGAACTGGAAACTGTTATCTCTTTTTCTGTGGAAGGGAACAAACTATCAGGCAATATTCCAGATTGGATAAGGAACTGGGCAAATGCAAGATCTATATCGCTGGGTCAAAACTTGTTCAGTGGACCTTTGCCATTGCTGCCATTGCAGCATCTGCTCAGTTTCTCTGCAGAAACCAACCGTCTCTCAGGTTCTGTCCCTGCTGAGATGTGTCAAGACAACTCCTTGCAAACACTCATACTGCATGATAACAATCTGACTGGAAGTATCGAGGAAACTTTTAAAGGATGCACAAACCTCACCGAGCTGAACTTGCTAGGTAACCATCTTCATGGAGAGATACCAGGGTACCTGGCTGAGCTGCCTTTAGTTAGTCTGGAATTGTCCCTTAACAATTTCACAGGAATGCTGCCTGACAGGTTGTGGGAGTCATCAACTCTTTTGCAGATCTCTCTCAGCAATAATCAGATTACCGGCCAGATCCCAGATAGCATTGGTAGGCTGTCCAGCTTGCAGAGGTTGCAGATTGACAATAACTATTTGGAAGGACCCATTCCAGAGTCTGTTGGCTATCTACGAAATCTGACTATTCTGTCTCTGCATGGCAATGGGTTATCTGGGAACATTCCAATAGAACTCTTCAACTGCCGAAACCTTGCTACACTGGACCTGAGCTCTAATAATCTGACCGGTCACATCCCGAGGGCCATATCGAACCTGACATTGCTCAATAGCTTGATTTTGTCTTATAACCAGCTCTCTGGTGCTATTCCTGCTGAGATCTGTGTGGGGTTTGAAAATGAGGTTCACCCTGACTCGGAGTTTGTGCAGCATAACGGCCTTCTTGATCTGTCATACAACCGGTTGACTGGTCAGATTCCGGCAGCAATAAAGAAGTGTTCTATGCTGATGGTGCTAAACCTGCAAGGCAACTTGCTAAATGGCACCATTCCCTCAGAGCTTGGTGAGCTGACAAATCTTACAAGCATTAATCTGTCTTCTAATGGATTAGTTGGACCAATGCTTCCTTGGTCTGCACCATTGGTACAACTTCAAGGCCTTATTCTATCAAACAACCACCTAAATGGCACCATTCCTGTTGAGATAGGCCAAGTTCTTCCCAAAATTTCAATGCTAGACTTGTCCGGTAATGTACTTACCGGAAGTCTACCCCAGTCTTTGCTGTGCAACAAATATCTGAACCGCCTGGATGTCAGTAACAACAATCTCTCTGGGAAAATTTTATTCTTTTGTCCCATGGACGGAGAATCCTCAAGCTCATTGCTTTTCTTCAATTCAAGCAGTAACCATTTCTCAGGGACCCTAGATGAGTCTATCTCAAACTTCACACAACTGTCTTCTCTTGATATCCACAACAATAGCCTCACTGGAAGCTTACCATCAGCACTCTCTGATCTCAGCTTTTTGAACTATCTTGACCTCTCAAGCAATGATTTCTATGGTGTCATCCCTTGTGGTATTTGCAATATATTTGGCCTCACATTTGCCAACTTCTCTGGTAACCACATCGAAATGTTCAGCTCATCTGATTGTGCAGCAGGAGGTGTTTGTTCTACTATTGGCACTGGTCGTAGGGTGGCTCATCCATCTCATCGAGTTCGAAGATTAGGGATCATTTGTATCCTTTCACTTGCTGTCATCATTGTGTTGGTACTTCTGGTGTTTTATCTGAGACACAAACTATCAAGGAACAGTTCATTGGTTATTGTGCCTGCTGGTAAGGCCAAGGCTACCGTTGAGCCAACCTCAAGTGATGAGCTCCTAGGAAGGAAGTCAAGGGAACCTCTGAGTATCAATCTCGCAACTTTTCAGCATTCACTGTTGCGGGTCACTACCGATGATATACTGAAAGCCACAAAGAATTTCAGTAAAGAACACATCATAGGTGATGGTGGCTTTGGCACTGTCTATAGGGCGGCACTCCCTGAAGGCCGGAGAGTCGCGATCAAGAGGCTTCATGGTGGCCATCAGTTCCAGGGTGACCGTGAATTCCTAGCTGAGATGGAGACCATTGGAAAGGTGAAGCATCCAAACCTTGTTCCCCTGCTTGGTTACTGTGTTTGCGGCGACGAGCGGTTCCTGATCTACGAGTACATGGAGAATGGGAGCCTTGAGATATGGCTGAGGAACCGTGCAGATGCGGTTGAAGCACTTGGATGGCCAGACCGTCTCAAGATCTGCCTTGGTTCTGCCCATGGACTTGCTTTCCTTCATGAAGGATTTGTGCCTCATATCATCCACCGGGACATGAAATCAAGCAACATCCTGCTGGACGTGAACTTCGAGCCGAGGGTCTCTGACTTTGGCCTCGCAAGGATAATCAGCGCGTGCGAGACTCACGTCAGCACCGACATCGCCGGTACATTTGGATACATCCCCCCGGAGTACGGCCAGACAATGAAGTCCAGCACGAAAggcgacgtgtacagcttcggcgtCGTCATGCTGGAGCTTCTTACAGGACGGCCACCTACAGGGCAAGAAGACTTGGAAGGTGGTGGGAACCTTGTCGGCTGGGTACGATGGGTGATCGCTCGCGGGACAAGGAACGAGCTGTTTGATCATTGCCTGCCGGTCTCAGGCGTGTGGCGGGAGCAGATGGTGCGCGTGCTCGGCATCGCCCTGGACTGCACGGCCGACGAGCCGTGGAAGCGGCCAAGCATGGTGGACGTGGTGAAGGGCCTCAAGACGACCCAGGCAATGGAGTGCGGGCCTCTGGTGGTGACGGTGTCCAGGGGCTCGTAGTGCTGGCCTCGTAGCACTGTTCTTGACAGTGATGTGATGATGTAATAATGTAGGCTGATGGTAGGCAACTTGTAGTTGTAGTTTTTATCTTTGTCAAAAAGAAAGGTAACTTGTTGTTGTGTTGAGTAACCTCGCTGGAGGTTGTAATGAGATAAACCAGTGTTGCTCATGTTCAGGCTGTAGTTGGGACAAATGCTGTTGTATCTTGATTCATGTACTGTCTTTGTCAGTTACTCATGGCAGCATGAGTGTTTCACAAGCTCTGCAGATGGTTGTGTTGAAAGTTGACTTGTCCATTCTTTTGTTTATGCATTTCAAAGAACTGGTAGTTCTAAGCTCATGTTTTTTTGTCTGTTCTGCCAGATCCAGAGCTTTATAATCTCACCTCATTCGCTGGTTTGCTGCTGCTTATGCTTTAACTGATTTTTTTCTTCTGTGTAATAGTGCACCATAGAACTCCCAGTAGTCTGGTACTGGTTATGCTCATCTGTTTGCGAGAATATGCTCTTCTGCTCTTCACTTTCTTTCAGGGTCATGTGGCCAATCCATACTGACAGTTGTACTAGTATCTATTGCCAGGCCAGCAGAATCTTGAGAAATGGGGAGAAATGACGCGACGCAGGAATGAGCAGTTCAGCTTACTGCCTGCTTACAAAGAAACCTGCACATGTGTGGTTCAGCCGGGTAACACTTTCATCTCTGGCTTGATCCCTGGAACGGAGAAGCACTCCCAACATAAATTCCCTCAGCTTCATTCGTTCGCCATCTCTGGTACGGTCACCATCAAGGAGTTTGCCAGTTGCCTGAATTGGGCCCATAATTTTCATCTACCGCTGTCGACACAAGCTCATGAGCAATTCCTCCCGCTAGTTGACCTCATCCCTGCTCTGAACCCCCTAGGCAAAGATAACTGGATTTGTTTGGGACAGAAAAATAGATACTCTTCGATGAAGATGTACAAGTATTTGTTGGGCAATCAGGCAGAACACGTCTTTTTAAAAAAGCATCTGGAACAGCTCCAGCAGGGTCAAGCGTAAAATCTTCTTCTGGCTGATAGCACATGGCAGAGTTAACACCAGGAACATGTTAACACGAAGGGGTATGCATATTGATGATATTCACTGCCCAAACTGCAACGAGCAGGCTGACGAAACTCTTCTGCAGCTCGTGAAGAATCACAGCCATCGCTACCCCAGCAAATCACAGCTTGGTACCCGGCCTTTAACACACATGATGATGAAACAAAGTACTAGTATTATTCTTTGTCTCTTGATTTGGTTATTAACCTGATTATTACAAACACTATATAGAATTGGACAAACAAACACTAATGACATGCTATAAGATGGACAAGGTCGAATTTTAACAGTTTATAACATATAAATAAGATATAGGTGCACGTATGGCATAttttactttgcatgatcatgcataGAATGTATGAAGTCTCTACACTGGAAGGAGATAGTGAACATTAAATCTGTCAGAAGTATTTCCTTCCCAACTTGCCATGCTTAGTATCCTGTATTTCTGTATAGTCTAGTTCACCCTCGATCAATTGACGGCTAGGATTTGATTCGCCAATCTTAAAGTTTCCCCTTAGTGATTTTGTTCCTAAGAGACAACTTCTGCTTCCGTATCCACTCCTTTGGAACCTTGTGCTTCCGATTATCACACACTGGATTATTATATTGttttatgtcctccagattcaccgCTGCTTCCATGACACATCTGGCATAGCTAACAAAATTTTCTTCTGCTTTAAACCTACCATAGATTCTGAGCTCAGCCAGACTGTGGTGTTTGAAATTAGATGCAGATGGTTCCCACTCAAGTCCTTTGTCCTTCTCCTCGCTGTACGCATGCCTCTTCCTCCGCTTCCCCAATATCATTTCACACCAATGATTCCGCACCTGCATTCGATCAGGTAAAGAATTCCTAACTGGTCACAAAAAGTTTAACTTCTAAATGAAACAATACGCTTTGCAATTCCAATACGAGGtggaacaaaaaaaaagagaattaaagaATCGGTACAAAGAGGTTACc from Triticum aestivum cultivar Chinese Spring chromosome 3B, IWGSC CS RefSeq v2.1, whole genome shotgun sequence includes these protein-coding regions:
- the LOC123071967 gene encoding leucine-rich repeat receptor protein kinase MSP1; this encodes MIEKIERYTSPKNITAMGSRSICLLILLVIFIPSSVMSESSDIKTLFTLRHSIAEEKGFLRSWFDSETPPCSWLGITCSGRSVVAIDLSSMPLYVRFPSCIGAFESLVLLNLSGCGFTGELPDTLGNLQRLQYLELNDNQLTGNLPASLYTLKMLKEMVLDNNLLHGQLSPAIAQLQHLTKLSISGNSISGGIPTELGSLQNLEFLDLHMNSLNESIPAAFRNLSQLLHLDLSQNNLSGLIFSGISSLVNLMSLDLSSNNFVGPIPREIGQLENLRLLILGQNAFSASIPEDIGNLKRLQVLLLPECKLTGTIPWSISGLVSLEEFDISENHLDAELPTSIGLLGNLTQLIAKNAGLRGSIPKELSNCKKITLINLSFNAFTGSIPEELAELETVISFSVEGNKLSGNIPDWIRNWANARSISLGQNLFSGPLPLLPLQHLLSFSAETNRLSGSVPAEMCQDNSLQTLILHDNNLTGSIEETFKGCTNLTELNLLGNHLHGEIPGYLAELPLVSLELSLNNFTGMLPDRLWESSTLLQISLSNNQITGQIPDSIGRLSSLQRLQIDNNYLEGPIPESVGYLRNLTILSLHGNGLSGNIPIELFNCRNLATLDLSSNNLTGHIPRAISNLTLLNSLILSYNQLSGAIPAEICVGFENEVHPDSEFVQHNGLLDLSYNRLTGQIPAAIKKCSMLMVLNLQGNLLNGTIPSELGELTNLTSINLSSNGLVGPMLPWSAPLVQLQGLILSNNHLNGTIPVEIGQVLPKISMLDLSGNVLTGSLPQSLLCNKYLNRLDVSNNNLSGKILFFCPMDGESSSSLLFFNSSSNHFSGTLDESISNFTQLSSLDIHNNSLTGSLPSALSDLSFLNYLDLSSNDFYGVIPCGICNIFGLTFANFSGNHIEMFSSSDCAAGGVCSTIGTGRRVAHPSHRVRRLGIICILSLAVIIVLVLLVFYLRHKLSRNSSLVIVPAGKAKATVEPTSSDELLGRKSREPLSINLATFQHSLLRVTTDDILKATKNFSKEHIIGDGGFGTVYRAALPEGRRVAIKRLHGGHQFQGDREFLAEMETIGKVKHPNLVPLLGYCVCGDERFLIYEYMENGSLEIWLRNRADAVEALGWPDRLKICLGSAHGLAFLHEGFVPHIIHRDMKSSNILLDVNFEPRVSDFGLARIISACETHVSTDIAGTFGYIPPEYGQTMKSSTKGDVYSFGVVMLELLTGRPPTGQEDLEGGGNLVGWVRWVIARGTRNELFDHCLPVSGVWREQMVRVLGIALDCTADEPWKRPSMVDVVKGLKTTQAMECGPLVVTVSRGS